In Arctopsyche grandis isolate Sample6627 chromosome 13, ASM5162203v2, whole genome shotgun sequence, one DNA window encodes the following:
- the nompB gene encoding intraflagellar transport protein 88-like protein nompB codes for MVYIAKATGSKINDDDDIYAGFDDIPAALDSRMLEQDEVLQETLRTTAIGKRGASRMGTGAFRQTGGVVRLATGMLGTGRAVTGRLGTGAPGNAPRPMTAVRAAGFSSSPQGKIAAPPLQQPKEDSIDENVRQMENKIMILVEESSALRIPADPDATASSTSKYDPAKSLSKAQEASNLERQLIRLQDQAGISDSHNLDITFSVVLNLSCAYEKAGLGGEALQALAALTRGSGAGGSGAAGGAGLLPGRAAACPRLNAANIHFAHGEHRRALKLFRMALDRTPSTEKDLKLKIMHNIGLLLVRMGKFRDAVTNFQHMMHEGPDFKTGLHLVLCQVALSDMEGAKAAFQSLIEVEMDEEFEEKFATPEEGDTDAMVFADVIRADRLSMWVQRERANAARCVLRAAHAISINDPNGVEWCAEALRGSPCALLAGTLEAAGARAALRAGRAAAARAALRRLAARPDRALRAIAHSNLAFIALVEGDMTSAGELSELACSGGAGGPDAAALVTRALCEGRGQRWRGARSLLREATAIAPSARDPVYNLGLACEKLGERAEAASCYERALRAVPSDACARVRLAACARAAGQMDSAAHWYHQVLAEMPSDPSILIEMARMYEESGDITMAQQCYLDADAVFPGSPEILGWLGSHARSSGDPSGAIQYYRRAAMLSPGHVEWGLEEGACLRAAGRYQEALTSYKKLRERFPDNLECLKLIVKLCGDQGLRETEKWAAELQRVQRQHNVSNHSSGSPMTIGSGGSSRGSFSPPGTAASVNKLSQPLNRVSNQWQGFSSSNAAYASPPPQSAASNHSLKRMSTSSAKKVNEEEDELPLPPD; via the exons ATGGTTTATATAGCGAAAGCAACAGGATCTAAAATAAACGACGATGACGACATTTATGCTGGATTTGATGATATTCCAGCTGCTTTGGATTCAAGAATGCTGGAACAGGATGAAGTATTACAAGAGACGTTGCGTACTACGGCAATCGGAAAGAGAGGAGCAAGTAGAATGGGAACAGGG gcATTTCGGCAGACTGGTGGAGTAGTTCGTTTAGCAACGGGTATGTTGGGAACAGGCCGTGCTGTAACTGGTCGATTAGGTACTGGGGCTCCTGGAAATGCTCCTAGACCCATGACTGCAGTCAGAGCTGCCGGATTTAGTTCCTCACCTCAGGGCAAAATTGCAGCACCACCGTTACAGCAGCCAAAAGAGGACTC CATTGATGAGAATGTGAGgcaaatggaaaataaaataatgatattggTGGAGGAATCGAGTGCTCTTAGAATTCCGGCAGATCCTGATGCTACTGCCAGTTCCACTTCTAAATACGACCCGGCGAAA TCTTTATCTAAAGCTCAGGAAGCGTCGAACCTTGAAAGGCAATTGATACGGTTACAAGATCAAGCGGGAATAAGCGACTCTCACAATTTAGATATAACATTTTCT GTTGTGCTAAATTTGTCCTGTGCGTATGAGAAAGCAGGACTCGGAGGAGAGGCTTTGCAAGCTTTGGCTGCTTTGACTCGAGGAAGTGGCGCTGGAGGCAGTGGAGCTGCTGGTGGAGCTGGATTATTGCCAGGACGTGCTGCTGCTTGTCCACGATTGAACGCAGCAAATATTCATTTTGCTCACGGTGAACATCGGAGAGCTCTCAAGCTCTTCAGAATGGCATTAGATAGAACTCCATCGACGGAAAAAGATTTGAA GTTGAAAATAATGCACAACATTGGATTGTTGCTAGTGAGGATGGGTAAATTTAGAGATGCGGTAACTAATTTTCAGCATATGATGCATGAAGGACCTGATTTTAAAACTG GCTTACATTTGGTATTGTGTCAAGTTGCTCTTTCTGATATGGAGGGTGCAAAGGCAGCTTTTCAATCGCTGATAGAAGTAGAAATGGATGAAGAGTTTGAAGAAAAGTTTGCCACACCTGAA GAAGGTGATACTGATGCAATGGTATTCGCCGATGTAATTCGTGCTGATAGATTGAGCATGTGGGTTCAGAGAGAACGTGCTAATGCTGCCCGATGCGTTTTAAGAGCAGCACACGCTATATCAATCAATGATCCAAATGG TGTAGAATGGTGTGCGGAAGCATTGAGAGGGTCTCCTTGTGCTTTGCTAGCTGGTACTTTGGAAGCTGCTGGAGCTCGTGCTGCTTTGCGTGCTGGTCGTGCTGCAGCAGCACGTGCAGCTCTTCGTCGTTTGGCAGCTCGACCGGATCGTGCTTTGCGAGCGATCGCACATTCCAATCTTGCTTTCATCGCACTGGTG gaGGGTGATATGACTTCGGCCGGAGAGTTGTCAGAGTTGGCGTGTTCTGGAGGAGCTGGTGGGCCTGATGCTGCTGCTTTGGTAACCCGTGCTTTGTGTGAAGGTCGCGGTCAACGTTGGCGTGGAGCACGATCTTTGCTGCGGGAAGCTACTGCTATTGCTCCGTCGGCTCGGGATCCTGTTTATAATCTTG GTTTAGCTTGTGAAAAGTTGGGTGAGCGTGCTGAAGCTGCTTCGTGCTACGAGCGTGCTTTGCGTGCTGTTCCATCTGATGCATGTGCGCGGGTACGTCTAGCTGCGTGTGCACGAGCTGCTGGACAGATGGATTCTGCTGCTCATTG gtACCATCAAGTATTAGCAGAAATGCCGAGCGATCCTAGCATCCTGATTGAAATGGCTCGCATGTACGAGGAGTCCGGAGATATCACAATGGCTCAACAGTGCTATTTGGAC GCTGATGCTGTGTTTCCTGGAAGTCCAGAAATATTAGGTTGGTTGGGTTCGCATGCTCGCTCGTCTGGTGATCCGAGCGGAGCTATTCAGTACTATAGAAGAGCTGCTATGCTCTCTCCTGGACAC GTGGAATGGGGATTGGAAGAAGGCGCTTGTCTGAGAGCGGCTGGTCGGTATCAAGAAGCACTCACCTCTTATAAGAAGCTGAGAGAGAGGTTTCCCGACAATTTAGAAT GTTTGAAGTTGATAGTGAAATTATGTGGAGATCAAGGCTTACGAGAAACGGAAAAATGGGCAGCTGAGTTACAGAGAGTTCAGCGACAGCACAATGTTTCAAATCATAGTTCAG GGTCACCTATGACTATCGGTAGTGGTGGATCTTCGAGGGGTAGTTTCTCTCCTCCGGGAACTGCTGCTAGTG ttaacAAATTGAGTCAACCATTGAATCGTGTGTCAAATCAATGGCAAGGTTTTTCCAGCTCTAACGCTGCATAT GCTTCACCTCCACCACAGTCTGCGGCTTCTAATCATTCTTTGAAAAGGATG aGCACAAGTTCAGCAAAGAAAGTTAACGAAGAAGAAGATGAATTGCCGCTACCACCAGATTGA
- the LOC143921113 gene encoding nitric oxide synthase-interacting protein homolog, translating to MTRHARNCTAGAVYTYHEKKKDAAASGYGTYSQRVGKDSVKGFDCCNLTLQPCRNPVITKEGYLFDKEAILQYIISKKNEYSRQLKEYERQKRKGEDEIAELEAAVKKSQLKKFFDGEKNIASTSVKSNGGEASQKSVSNMAAGKNKELPSFWVPSQLPDAKLTKMNKPESKVLCPITGKTLKMKDLIEVKWTLVNDPDDKKSLIAKENRYMCPVTHDILSNSVACVVLKSTGDVITSECCEKLIKKDWKHPLTGEQLTEDDLIPLNRGGTGFAATNEGLEGRTSRPVIQA from the exons ATGACACGTCACGCTCGAAACTGTACAGCAGGTGCCGTATACACTTACCATGAAAAAAAGAAGGATGCTGCTGCTTCAGGTTACGGAACGTACAGTCAACGTGTTGGAAAGGACTCTGTTAAG GGATTCGATTGCTGCAATTTGACATTACAACCCTGCCGGAATCCAGTAATAACCAAAGAAGGATATTTGTTTGATAAAGAAGCGATTCTGCAATACATCATATCGAAGAAGAATGAATACAGCCGACAGTTGAAAGAGTATGAACGTCAAAAGAGGAAAGGCGAGGATGAGATTGCCGAATTGGAGGCAGCTGTCAAAAAGTCACAACTCAAGAAATTTTTCGACGGGGAAAAGAATATTGCTAGCACTTCTGTCAAATCGAATGGTGGCGAGGCATCTCAAAAATCGGTCTCAAATATGGCTGCGGGTAAAAACAAGGAATTACCAAGCTTCTGGGTGCCGTCCCAACTTCCAGATGCCAAATTGACTAAAATGAACAAACCGGAATCAAAAGTGCTTTGTCCTATTACCGGAAAAACTTTGAAAATGAAAGATTTGATTGAAGTTAAATGGACTCTTGTGAACGATCCAGATGATAAGAAATCATTAATAGCCAAAGAAAACAG GTATATGTGTCCAGTCACTCATGATATTTTGAGTAATTCAGTGGCGTGCGTTGTATTAAAGTCGACGGGAGATGTTATTACGAGTGAATGTTGCGAAAAACTCATAAAGAAAGATTGGAAACATCCTTTGACTGGCGAGCAATTGACGGAAGATGATCTCATTCCTCTGAACCGTGGAGGCACTGGATTTGCAGCGACAAATGAAGGACTCGAAGGTCGCACTAGCAGACCTGTTATTCAagcataa
- the LOC143921112 gene encoding uncharacterized protein LOC143921112 gives MYERCRAYKLVQARKARGPERPPVKLTTSHCSGYTYLVRFTMSYTIERLIIEIESRPAIWDSRTKEYSNRIIKRNAWEELCAALKPNFEEMTSAEKCLTGTTIQKKWKSIRDAFSRELKKNNSKSGSGTKISKPYAYFNNLLFLKPLYETKPKEQDNTDGNEILNIEDDINDDHINASDIYVQTTKPSTSGKRKYEEHLFKILADSVLNKRRNMETGDNDPDKQFLLSLLPDLKNMDQSTKFDVKFDIMSVMKRYKDFNKPYSEYGYRTGATTQYSSSPSNASPPSVSSSPSPSTSNIHTNLTEYQSPYSNSPSNASPPPVSSTPSPSTSNIDKNVREYQSPYSNSPSNASPPSVSSTPPPSTSNIHTNFREHQSPECGEEIYRDLFKN, from the exons ATGTACGAGCGTTgtcgcgcttataagctcgtacaAGCACGAAAAGCGAGAGGCCCCGAGCGACCACCCGTGAAATTGACAACTTCACATTGCAGTGGATACACATATTTAGTTCGTTTCACAATGTCATATACTATTGAACGtcttattattgaaattgaatcaCGTCCAGCAATATGGGATAGTAGGACCAAGGAATATTCTAATAGAATAATAAAACGAAATGCTTGGGAGGAATTATGTGCAGCACTGAAACCCAACTTTGAAGAGATGACAAGTGCAGAAAAATGTCTCACAG GCACTACTATTCAGAAAAAATGGAAAAGCATTAGAGATGCATTTTCACGAGAACTGAAGAAGAATAATTCAAAAAGCGGGTCTGGAACCAAAATCTCAAAGCCTTACGCCTATTTCAACAATCTGTTATTTTTGAAGCCGCTGTATGAAACAAAACCAAAAGAACAAGATAATACAGACGGCAACGAAATTTTAAACATTGAGGATGATATTAACGATGACCATATTAATGCTTCTGATATTTATGTTCAGACAACTAAGCCTAGCACGTCAGGAAAAAGAAAATACGAagaacatttgtttaaaatcttagCAGATagtgttttaaataaaagaagaaATATGGAAACAGGTGACAATGATCCTGACAAACAATTTTTGCTATCGTTACTGcccgatttaaaaaatatggatCAGAGCACAAAATTTGATGTTAAATTTGATATAATGAGTGTTATGAAGAGATATAAAGATTTCAACAAGCCATATTCAGAATACGGATATCGGACAGGCGCTACTACTCAGTATTCATCTTCGCCATCAAACGCAAGCCCCCCATCCGTTTCGTCTTCTCCATCGCCATCTACTTCCAACATTCATACAAATTTGACCGAATACCAATCCCCGTATTCAAATTCGCCATCAAACGCAAGCCCCCCACCCGTTTCGTCTACTCCATCGCCATCCACTTCCAACATTGATAAAAATGTTAGAGAATACCAATCCCCGTATTCAAATTCGCCATCAAACGCAAGCCCCCCATCCGTTTCGTCTACTCCACCGCCATCTACTTCCAACATTCATACAAATTTTAGAGAACACCAATCCCCGGAGTGTGGTGAAGAAATTTATCGAGATTTGTTTAAAAACTGA
- the LOC143921111 gene encoding complex I assembly factor Egm, mitochondrial-like, producing MYICPRMNNVIRCLHLNNPIKPKHFQKSFIVRLIHINRYSTSTEATQYKDPNYEDEITDVSPRVLRKKPQIEPFLKNLFISNFQKDLLAFPEVLNKSEMEVMDLRVKNIEYIVSNKTLSFDEKQAELKRTKVYGAPATAFHGGYEAIVTERCKFLETLAAQCVPSAVAIKNHWFGITTLYEGLDRNGVDSLMPEIAAGDVHINTCLKETMSNVPDQESILCNAYLSSQGEWHITGRKLLKNAKDGYFVVICSVENEPVQTFLVHPGAINVSIQSPCVKFTHTPATLLGYPDKSQEKTIDSKVATLMTNPIAINRLETAAICVGLLRTSIKSIIQATRDKYLEGTEFSSLHSVQNPIANAVATLYAIESMVYFTAGLFDDFQNADIEMESGICRLYATRRTFDAINSLIECVGFDEVPDECYKFAEQARFLMLNEEYNDKIGVYIAFSGMKHASGLMAQDVLKLRNPFLYPKFVIQKLFKSRKIFNDEPSLSLGLEENLHPSFQDTARMLEYCVLRLQYATEKIFMYYGAEIFSEHRTILRLTEVLEEIYGTTASISRASRAYCIGLHMSDNEMTMTSLLTYVSLMRVKKLISDIDDGKYINKDKVREDIGSKAVKHGRSHYEHCLERVFF from the exons atgtatatctgccCAAGAATGAATAACGTAATCCGATGTCTACATTTAAACAATCCCATAAAACCAAAGCATTTTCAAAAATCATTTATCGTCAGGTTGATTCATATAAATAGGTATTCTACTTCAACAGAAGCCACTCAATATAAAGACCCAAACTATGAAGATGAAATTACCGACGTATCACCAAGAGTGCTGCGTAAGAAACCACAGATTGAACCATTCCTAAAGAACCTATTCATTTCGAACTTCCAAAAAGATCTCTTAGCATTTCCCGAAGTCCTCAACAAATCAGAAATGGAAGTGATGGATCTACGAGTCAAAAATATCGAATATATAGTTTCGAATAAAACACTCTCTTTTGATGAAAAACAAGCAGAGTTGAAGAGAACTAAAGTCTATGGCGCTCCGGCGACAGCTTTTCACGGTGGATACGAAGCCATCGTCACTGAACGGTGCAAATTCTTGGAAACTTTGGCGGCTCAATGCGTCCCGTCTGCAGTAGCTATAAAGAATCACTGGTTTGGCATCACCACCTTATATGAAGGACTCGACAGAAATGGTGTTGACTCTTTGATGCCAGAGATTGCCGCCGGTGACGTTCACATAAACACGTGTCTGAAGGAAACTATGAGTAATGTCCCAGATCAAGAAAGTATACTGTGCAATGCTTATCTTTCCTCACAAGGGGAATGGCACATAACGGGACGAAAGTTGTTGAAGAATGCAAAAGATGGTTACTTTGTGGTAATTTGCTCCGTGGAAAATGAACCAGTACAGACATTCTTGGTACACCCTGGTGCAATAAATGTCTCCATTCAATCACCGTGCGTTAAATTTACGCACACTCCCG CTACATTACTGGGATACCCGGATAAGTCACAAGAGAAAACGATAGACTCGAAAGTTGCTACTTTGATGACAAATCCGATAGCTATAAATCGTCTCGAAACTGCTGCAATATGCGTGGGACTCCTCCGTACTTCAATCAAATCTATAATACAAGCCACTCGTGATAAATACCTGGAGGGGACTGAATTCAGCAGTCTCCATTCTGTACAAAATCCCATCGCCAACGCCGTCGCTACCTTATATGCAATCGAGAGCATGGTGTACTTCACCGCTGGCTTGTTCGACGACTTTCAAAATGCAGACATCGAAATGGAGAGCGGTATCTGCCGACTGTACGCCACGAGGAGAACCTTCGACGCTATAAATTCACTGATCGAATGTGTCGGCTTTGACGAAGTACCCGATGAGTGTTACAAGTTCGCCGAGCAAGCCCGATTCTTAATGTTGAATGAAGAATATAACGACAAGATCGGCGTGTACATAGCCTTCAGTGGAATGAAACACGCTTCGGGTTTAATGGCCCAAGACGTTTTGAAGTTAAGAAATCCATTTTTATATCCTAAATTCGTTAtccaaaaactatttaaatcCAGAAAAATATTCAACGATGAACCCTCATTGTCTTTGGGATTGGAAGAAAATTTACATCCATCATTTCAAGATACAGCCAGGATGCTAGAGTATTGTGTATTGAGATTGCAATATGCTACAgagaaaatatttatgtattacggAGCAGAAATTTTCTCTGAACATAG aacaATTTTAAGATTGACTGAGGTACTTGAAGAAATTTATGGGACTACGGCCAGCATTTCTAGGGCTTCAAG AGCGTATTGCATTGGTTTGCATATGAGCGACAATGAAATGACGATGACCTCGTTGCTTACCTATGTATCCCTAATGAGAGTTAAAAAACTCATATCCGATATTGACGATGGTAAGTATATTAACAAAGATAAAGTGCGTGAAGATATTGGATCAAAAGCAGTGAAACATGGAAGATCTCATTACGAACATTGCCTTGAAAGAGTCTTCTTTTAA